The following coding sequences lie in one Steroidobacter denitrificans genomic window:
- the leuD gene encoding 3-isopropylmalate dehydratase small subunit: MEPLRTIESRTVVLATTNIDTDQIIPARFLTTTTKEGLGKQLFADWRYDAAGMPKPDFILNQPAAAGCEILVAGRNFGCGSSREHAPWALHDYGFRAVISTQIADIFRNNALKNGVVPVVVDKDTHLWLLNNPGTLVRIDVESSSLTLPTGARTGFPLEPFARYCLLNGIDELGYILKQADTISRFEQSHDQIYPA; encoded by the coding sequence ATGGAACCTCTGCGCACGATCGAATCGCGTACCGTCGTCTTGGCCACGACCAATATCGACACCGACCAGATCATCCCTGCGCGCTTTCTCACAACGACGACCAAGGAAGGCTTGGGAAAGCAATTATTCGCAGACTGGCGCTACGATGCTGCCGGTATGCCGAAGCCGGATTTCATTCTGAACCAACCTGCCGCCGCGGGCTGCGAGATCCTGGTGGCAGGACGTAATTTCGGCTGCGGCTCGTCGCGCGAGCATGCGCCCTGGGCGCTGCACGACTACGGCTTTCGTGCAGTGATCAGCACCCAGATCGCAGACATCTTTCGCAACAATGCGCTCAAGAACGGCGTCGTACCGGTGGTGGTGGACAAAGACACTCACCTCTGGCTGTTGAACAATCCCGGGACGCTGGTGCGCATCGATGTGGAAAGCAGCAGCCTGACTCTGCCCACGGGTGCGCGGACCGGCTTCCCGCTGGAACCCTTCGCACGCTACTGCCTGCTGAACGGTATCGATGAACTCGGCTACATCCTCAAGCAGGCCGATACCATCAGCCGATTCGAACAGAGTCACGACCAAATCTATCCAGCATGA